Proteins encoded together in one Carassius auratus strain Wakin unplaced genomic scaffold, ASM336829v1 scaf_tig00043813, whole genome shotgun sequence window:
- the LOC113086679 gene encoding FYVE, RhoGEF and PH domain-containing protein 5-like isoform X1, whose product MSKPCPSTRGPKPPVAPKPRQASEVSQSIVGNGYLTSSDRLELNQDNESEVIQDEADASRENCTDDDVDLSDKEFTVNYDTNHDTSCYKEIEEGLQMAEDKTVGEDDGKVHQATEIMHSASSDLLEVVDESLDSANEDHSKNTHDTKPAENGEEAYNVLEDTCAFSEHETLIKDQPAVESQSLYEEIDDPSSDGFYCANDQHEEDNKTGAKCVHEAPQQDETGLSSKSTNCSQPSLCEEYPYDVIGTLDDNSTWQAERATKDPSGRFRFAETEDAFEPYSVIEVVPSDLTCTSDPEARCTDDESSNEKPVDSEIATEGTSNQEPYYVSSDDVAELEEEQEKLENCDSQPASEGQEMEKNEEVDDYADIKDNDGDDQQVECVSSEDYVEIGDEDEPVNMERKTKCKSIRERSARRAQADLSQRNSCQPRLRLCNITVPADLDVGRTPELTNRVVFAHTTEAFEEDIEELDCHIVPFYEDSDTESDEHIYEEAGFDSEGENFISLDRKSVVTRSRSLSGKVPGYVPETVPEETGTEYQSHDYYTVALDQNGVPHPKLSDETEANCVIPSLKPRRFLLSPRSLSVEGRDLPFSGHFEGEKSPREECRLQKKDDTLSLPCVITSSGSFSQRSHQSSSGVSTPTSLVDIPPPFELAYITKRPVTKSSPSLLIQHESPDNPQKKKSSFKRFLALKFKKKSESKARGDGSVRSSRSSSESSHHGPIRVLELDRRSTSGSPQLQSHVGKPQRNSEIPTTFLLYKERQRRQGAPKSYSNRGIARVESFEDRSRPPFMPLPLTKPRSISFPSADTSDYENIPAMNSDYENIQIPHGRPTRAVTITEFFDDHNRTSAPANENDGYVDMNSFAGIENKPTTQEQDPESAYTEPFPVCSVSATVSNEEDHGHTSEEEDGSGDHCHDRQIDGRSRAYYVAKDLVDSEREHVKALKILQEDFRTAVEAAGDDEEPLLENGKLDEILSTLPQAYHLHNEILSELETRIKQWEDSPSVVDVILTRQAELSSFATYISDYDRSMSLLEESCRQSKAFEDVVKQFETQNAEGVHVPLKHQLLRVIVRVLQYRMILTDYLNNLSPDSKEYENTQAALVIVSEVADQVNDNLKHGENLLRLVHIDYSVRGKRDLLQPGRVFVKEGTLMKVSRKSRQPRHLFLMNDVMLYTYPQQDGKYRLKNTLTLSRMKVSKPVIDNVLHTLRIEVSDVTITLSASSLGEREDWFHTLSRAIADHAAGLNTFSCSSEAREKLWMSLGEAAPVLVPVSHVMMCMNCTSDFRLTLRRHHCNACGKVVCRSCSRNRYPLKYLKDRMAKVCDHCYAELRKRGGSIPGSCGSTSPRTNRASRPLSAVFQSLQPPSLWRNRKSTSPLTQVSVGAEGSTMSGSLQRRKKSKRKWKRLWFLLKDKVLYTFKAREDKVASESLPLQGFTVKLSDRSEGEDKDNVFQLYHKKTLYYTFRADDQHTARRWVNAMEEATVL is encoded by the exons ATGTCAAAGCCTTGTCCCTCCACCCGAGGTCCTAAACCTCCTGTGGCACCCAAACCAAGGCAAGCCTCTGAGGTGAGCCAGAGCATTGTGGGCAATGGGTACTTGACATCCTCTGATAGACTGGAGCTGAACCAAGATAATGAATCAGAAGTCATACAGGATGAAGCAGATGCATCCAGAGAAAACTGTACGGATGATGACGTGGACTTATCTGACAAAGAGTTTACTGTAAATTATGATACTAACCATGACACAAGTTGCTATAAGGAAATAGAGGAAGGATTACAAATGGCAGAGGATAAAACAGTGGGAGAGGATGATGGTAAAGTTCATCAAGCCACTGAAATAATGCATTCAGCCTCTTCAGATCTATTGGAAGTGGTTGATGAAAGTCTTGATTCAGCAAATGAGGACCACAGCAAAAACACTCATGATACCAAACCAGCTGAGAATGGAGAAGAAGCTTATAATGTACTTGAAGACACCTGTGCATTTTCTGAGCATGAGACACTCATTAAAGATCAGCCTGCAGTAGAATCTCAAAGTCTGTATGAGGAGATTGATGACCCATCATCAGACGGTTTTTATTGTGCCAATGATCAACATGAAGAGGACAATAAAACAGGTGCAAAATGTGTTCATGAGGCACCACAACAAGATGAGACTGGACTTTCTTCAAAATCTACAAACTGCAGTCAACCCTCACTATGTGAGGAATACCCTTATGATGTCATTGGAACACTGGATGACAACAGTACTTGGCAGGCTGAACGTGCTACCAAAGACCCATCTGGACGTTTCAGGTTTGCAGAGACAGAGGATGCATTTGAGCCCTACTCTGTCATAGAGGTTGTGCCAAGTGATTTGACGTGTACCTCTGATCCAGAAGCAAGATGCACTGATGATGAGTCCAGCAATGAGAAACCAGTAGACTCTGAGATTGCAACAGAGGGAACGTCAAACCAAGAGCCTTACTATGTATCATCGGACGATGTGGCAGAGTTAGAGGAGGAACAGGAGAAATTAGAAAACTGTGATTCTCAACCTGCTTCTGAGGGTCAAGAGATGGAAAAAAATGAAGAAGTGGATGACTATGCTGACATCAAAGACAATGATGGTGACGATCAGCAGGTGGAGTGTGTGTCGTCTGAAGATTACGTCGAGATAGGGGATGAAGATGAGCCAGTAAACATGGAGAGAAAAACCAAGTGCAAAAGTATAAGAGAACGATCGGCCAGAAGGGCACAAGCTGATTTGAGTCAGAGGAACAGCTGCCAGCCACGTCTCAGACTTTGCAACATTACTGTTCCTGCTGACTTGGATGTAGGCAGAACTCCAGAACTTACAAACCGTGTGGTTTTTGCCCACACCACAGAAGCATTTGAAGAGGACATCGAAGAGCTGGACTGTCATATTGTGCCTTTCTATGAGGACTCGGACACAGAAAGTGATGAACACATTTACGAGGAGGCTGGCTTCGACTCGGAGGGCGAGAATTTTATCTCACTGGACAGGAAGAGCGTTGTGACGAGATCTCGCTCGCTCTCTGGGAAAGTACCTGGATATGTTCCTGAGACTGTGCCTGAGGAGACGGGCACTGAGTACCAGTCTCACGACTACTACACTGTGGCCTTGGACCAGAATGGAGTTCCACATCCCAAGCTTTCAGATGAAACAGAGGCAAACTGTGTAATTCCCTCATTGAAGCCAAGGCGCTTTCTTCTTTCTCCTCGTTCGCTTTCTGTTGAGGGCAGAGATTTGCCGTTTTCAGGGCACTTTGAGGGTGAGAAATCTCCAAGAGAGGAATGCAGATTGCAAAAAAAAGATGACACACTTTCTTTGCCCTGTGTGATTACTTCCTCTGGAAGCTTCTCTCAAAGAAGTCACCAGTCCTCCAGTGGTGTGTCAACACCTACATCTCTAGTTGATATCCCACCACCCTTTGAGTTAGCTTACATAACTAAGAGGCCTGTAACCAAAAGCTCCCCATCACTTCTAATCCAACACGAATCTCCTGACAACCCCCAAAAGAAGAAGTCTTCATTTAAACGTTTCTTGGctttaaaatttaagaaaaaatcaGAAAGCAAAGCACGTGGAGATGGCAGTGTCCGCTCCTCCAGGTCATCATCTGAATCTAGCCACCATGGGCCGATTCGAGTGCTCGAGCTTGATCGAAGGAGTACAAGTGGCTCCCCGCAGCTTCAGTCTCATGTGGGAAAGCCACAACGTAATTCAGAAATACCTACCACTTTTCTGCTTTACAAAGAGAGGCAAAGAAGGCAAGGTGCACCCAAGAGTTATAGCAACAGGGGTATAGCCAGAGTGGAGTCTTTTGAGGACCGCTCTCGGCCCCCCTTCATGCCCCTTCCCCTCACTAAACCACGCTCCATCTCCTTCCCAAGTGCAGATACTTCTGATTATGAAAATATTCCTGCAATGAACTCAGACTATGAGAATATACAGATTCCACATGGACGACCCACTCGGGCAGTCACTATTACAGAGTTCTTCGATGACCACAATCGGACATCAGCACCTGCCAATGAGAACGATGGCTATGTGGACATGAATAGCTTTGCAGGAATAGAAAACAAGCCCACCACTCAAGAGCAAGACCCTGAAAG TGCCTACACTGAGCCATTCCCTGTTTGTTCTGTGTCTGCCACTGTGTCCAATGAAGAAGACCATGGACACACATCTGAGGAAGAGGACGGTTCTGGAGACCACTGTCATGACCGACAG ATTGATGGCCGATCCAGAGCCTACTATGTTGCCAAAGACCTGGTGGACTCAGAAAGAGA ACACGTGAAGGCTTTGAAgattcttcaggag GATTTCAGGACAGCAGTGGAGGCAGCAGGAGATGATGAGGAACCACTGTTAGAAAACGGGAAGCTGGACGAAATCTTGAGCACTCTTCCTCAGGCCTACCACCTGCACAATGAGATCCTCAGTGAGCTGGAGACCCGCATTAAACAGTG GGAGGACAGTCCAAGTGTGGTTGATGTCATATTAACGCGCCAGGCTGAGTTGTCATCCTTCGCAACCTACATCTCAGACTATGACCGAAGCATGTCACTGTTGGAGGAGAGCTGTAGACAGAGTAAAGCTTTCGAAGATGTGGTGAAACAGTTTGAG ACACAGAATGCAGAAGGAGTTCATGTTCCTCTGAAACACCAGCTGCTGCGGGTCATTGTGCGTGTTCTTCAGTACCGCATGATCCTCACAG ACTACTTAAACAACCTCTCTCCGGATTCAAAAGAGTATGAAAACACACAAG CTGCGCTAGTAATCGTGTCAGAGGTCGCAGACCAGGTTAATGACAATCTAAAACACGGG GAGAACCTGCTTCGTTTGGTCCACATTGACTACAGCGTGAGAGGAAAAAGAGACCTTCTTCAACCAGGAAGG GTTTTTGTCAAGGAGGGCACTCTGATGAAGGTCTCTCGGAAAAGCAGGCAGCCCAGACACCTCTTCCTG ATGAATGACGTGATGCTGTACACCTACCCTCAGCAGGATGGTAAATACAGGCTGAAAAACACACTGACTCTAAGTAGAATGAAG GTCAGTAAACCTGTCATAGACAATGTGCTCCACACGCTCAGGATAGAAGTCAGCGATGTTACAATCACTCTCTCCGCGAG TTCTTTAGGTGAAAGAGAGGACTGGTTCCACACGCTGAGCCGGGCTATAGCGGATCACGCCGCAGGCCTCAATACCTTCAGCTGCTCTAGTGAG GCGAGAGAGAAATTATGGATGTCTCTGGGAGAGGCTGCTCCTGTTCTAGTTCCTGTTTCACATGTGATGATGTGCATGAACTGCACATCAGACTTCAGGCTAACACTGCGACGGCATCACTGCAATGCATGTGGAAAG GTTGTGTGTCGCTCCTGCTCGAGAAACAGGTATCCTCTAAAATACCTGAAGGACAGGATGGCTAAAGTCTGTGACCACTGCTACGCTGAGCTAAGAAAGAGAG GTGGTAGTATTCCAGGGTCATGTGGGAGCACCAGTCCCCGCACAAACAGAGCCAGCAGGCCTCTCTCTGCTGTGTTCCAGAGCCTACAGCCACCCAGCCTGTGGAGGAACAGAAAGAGCACCTCACCTctcacacag GTATCTGTGGGTGCAGAGGGCTCCACTATGAGCGGCAGTCTGCAAAGACGCAAAAAGAGCAAAAGGAAGTGGAAGAGGCTGTGGTTTCTGCTCAAAGACAAGGTGCTCTACACCTTTAAAGCACGAGAG GATAAAGTGGCATCTGAAAGTCTTCCTCTGCAGGGCTTTACTGTGAAGCTGTCTGATCGATCAGAAGGGGAAGACAAAGACAACGTTTTCCAGCTGTACCATAAAAAAACACTGTACTACACCTTCAGGGCAGATGACCAGCATACTGCACGCAG GTGGGTAAATGCAATGGAAGAGGCCACAGTGTTATAG
- the LOC113086679 gene encoding FYVE, RhoGEF and PH domain-containing protein 5-like isoform X2: protein MSKPCPSTRGPKPPVAPKPRQASEVSQSIVGNGYLTSSDRLELNQDNESEVIQDEADASRENCTDDDVDLSDKEFTVNYDTNHDTSCYKEIEEGLQMAEDKTVGEDDGKVHQATEIMHSASSDLLEVVDESLDSANEDHSKNTHDTKPAENGEEAYNVLEDTCAFSEHETLIKDQPAVESQSLYEEIDDPSSDGFYCANDQHEEDNKTGAKCVHEAPQQDETGLSSKSTNCSQPSLCEEYPYDVIGTLDDNSTWQAERATKDPSGRFRFAETEDAFEPYSVIEVVPSDLTCTSDPEARCTDDESSNEKPVDSEIATEGTSNQEPYYVSSDDVAELEEEQEKLENCDSQPASEGQEMEKNEEVDDYADIKDNDGDDQQVECVSSEDYVEIGDEDEPVNMERKTKCKSIRERSARRAQADLSQRNSCQPRLRLCNITVPADLDVGRTPELTNRVVFAHTTEAFEEDIEELDCHIVPFYEDSDTESDEHIYEEAGFDSEGENFISLDRKSVVTRSRSLSGKVPGYVPETVPEETGTEYQSHDYYTVALDQNGVPHPKLSDETEANCVIPSLKPRRFLLSPRSLSVEGRDLPFSGHFEGEKSPREECRLQKKDDTLSLPCVITSSGSFSQRSHQSSSGVSTPTSLVDIPPPFELAYITKRPVTKSSPSLLIQHESPDNPQKKKSSFKRFLALKFKKKSESKARGDGSVRSSRSSSESSHHGPIRVLELDRRSTSGSPQLQSHVGKPQRNSEIPTTFLLYKERQRRQGAPKSYSNRGIARVESFEDRSRPPFMPLPLTKPRSISFPSADTSDYENIPAMNSDYENIQIPHGRPTRAVTITEFFDDHNRTSAPANENDGYVDMNSFAGIENKPTTQEQDPESAYTEPFPVCSVSATVSNEEDHGHTSEEEDGSGDHCHDRQIDGRSRAYYVAKDLVDSEREHVKALKILQEDFRTAVEAAGDDEEPLLENGKLDEILSTLPQAYHLHNEILSELETRIKQWEDSPSVVDVILTRQAELSSFATYISDYDRSMSLLEESCRQSKAFEDVVKQFETQNAEGVHVPLKHQLLRVIVRVLQYRMILTDYLNNLSPDSKEYENTQAALVIVSEVADQVNDNLKHGENLLRLVHIDYSVRGKRDLLQPGRVFVKEGTLMKVSRKSRQPRHLFLMNDVMLYTYPQQDGKYRLKNTLTLSRMKVSKPVIDNVLHTLRIEVSDVTITLSASSLGEREDWFHTLSRAIADHAAGLNTFSCSSEAREKLWMSLGEAAPVLVPVSHVMMCMNCTSDFRLTLRRHHCNACGKVVCRSCSRNRYPLKYLKDRMAKVCDHCYAELRKRGGSIPGSCGSTSPRTNRASRPLSAVFQSLQPPSLWRNRKSTSPLTQVSVGAEGSTMSGSLQRRKKSKRKWKRLWFLLKDKDKVASESLPLQGFTVKLSDRSEGEDKDNVFQLYHKKTLYYTFRADDQHTARRWVNAMEEATVL, encoded by the exons ATGTCAAAGCCTTGTCCCTCCACCCGAGGTCCTAAACCTCCTGTGGCACCCAAACCAAGGCAAGCCTCTGAGGTGAGCCAGAGCATTGTGGGCAATGGGTACTTGACATCCTCTGATAGACTGGAGCTGAACCAAGATAATGAATCAGAAGTCATACAGGATGAAGCAGATGCATCCAGAGAAAACTGTACGGATGATGACGTGGACTTATCTGACAAAGAGTTTACTGTAAATTATGATACTAACCATGACACAAGTTGCTATAAGGAAATAGAGGAAGGATTACAAATGGCAGAGGATAAAACAGTGGGAGAGGATGATGGTAAAGTTCATCAAGCCACTGAAATAATGCATTCAGCCTCTTCAGATCTATTGGAAGTGGTTGATGAAAGTCTTGATTCAGCAAATGAGGACCACAGCAAAAACACTCATGATACCAAACCAGCTGAGAATGGAGAAGAAGCTTATAATGTACTTGAAGACACCTGTGCATTTTCTGAGCATGAGACACTCATTAAAGATCAGCCTGCAGTAGAATCTCAAAGTCTGTATGAGGAGATTGATGACCCATCATCAGACGGTTTTTATTGTGCCAATGATCAACATGAAGAGGACAATAAAACAGGTGCAAAATGTGTTCATGAGGCACCACAACAAGATGAGACTGGACTTTCTTCAAAATCTACAAACTGCAGTCAACCCTCACTATGTGAGGAATACCCTTATGATGTCATTGGAACACTGGATGACAACAGTACTTGGCAGGCTGAACGTGCTACCAAAGACCCATCTGGACGTTTCAGGTTTGCAGAGACAGAGGATGCATTTGAGCCCTACTCTGTCATAGAGGTTGTGCCAAGTGATTTGACGTGTACCTCTGATCCAGAAGCAAGATGCACTGATGATGAGTCCAGCAATGAGAAACCAGTAGACTCTGAGATTGCAACAGAGGGAACGTCAAACCAAGAGCCTTACTATGTATCATCGGACGATGTGGCAGAGTTAGAGGAGGAACAGGAGAAATTAGAAAACTGTGATTCTCAACCTGCTTCTGAGGGTCAAGAGATGGAAAAAAATGAAGAAGTGGATGACTATGCTGACATCAAAGACAATGATGGTGACGATCAGCAGGTGGAGTGTGTGTCGTCTGAAGATTACGTCGAGATAGGGGATGAAGATGAGCCAGTAAACATGGAGAGAAAAACCAAGTGCAAAAGTATAAGAGAACGATCGGCCAGAAGGGCACAAGCTGATTTGAGTCAGAGGAACAGCTGCCAGCCACGTCTCAGACTTTGCAACATTACTGTTCCTGCTGACTTGGATGTAGGCAGAACTCCAGAACTTACAAACCGTGTGGTTTTTGCCCACACCACAGAAGCATTTGAAGAGGACATCGAAGAGCTGGACTGTCATATTGTGCCTTTCTATGAGGACTCGGACACAGAAAGTGATGAACACATTTACGAGGAGGCTGGCTTCGACTCGGAGGGCGAGAATTTTATCTCACTGGACAGGAAGAGCGTTGTGACGAGATCTCGCTCGCTCTCTGGGAAAGTACCTGGATATGTTCCTGAGACTGTGCCTGAGGAGACGGGCACTGAGTACCAGTCTCACGACTACTACACTGTGGCCTTGGACCAGAATGGAGTTCCACATCCCAAGCTTTCAGATGAAACAGAGGCAAACTGTGTAATTCCCTCATTGAAGCCAAGGCGCTTTCTTCTTTCTCCTCGTTCGCTTTCTGTTGAGGGCAGAGATTTGCCGTTTTCAGGGCACTTTGAGGGTGAGAAATCTCCAAGAGAGGAATGCAGATTGCAAAAAAAAGATGACACACTTTCTTTGCCCTGTGTGATTACTTCCTCTGGAAGCTTCTCTCAAAGAAGTCACCAGTCCTCCAGTGGTGTGTCAACACCTACATCTCTAGTTGATATCCCACCACCCTTTGAGTTAGCTTACATAACTAAGAGGCCTGTAACCAAAAGCTCCCCATCACTTCTAATCCAACACGAATCTCCTGACAACCCCCAAAAGAAGAAGTCTTCATTTAAACGTTTCTTGGctttaaaatttaagaaaaaatcaGAAAGCAAAGCACGTGGAGATGGCAGTGTCCGCTCCTCCAGGTCATCATCTGAATCTAGCCACCATGGGCCGATTCGAGTGCTCGAGCTTGATCGAAGGAGTACAAGTGGCTCCCCGCAGCTTCAGTCTCATGTGGGAAAGCCACAACGTAATTCAGAAATACCTACCACTTTTCTGCTTTACAAAGAGAGGCAAAGAAGGCAAGGTGCACCCAAGAGTTATAGCAACAGGGGTATAGCCAGAGTGGAGTCTTTTGAGGACCGCTCTCGGCCCCCCTTCATGCCCCTTCCCCTCACTAAACCACGCTCCATCTCCTTCCCAAGTGCAGATACTTCTGATTATGAAAATATTCCTGCAATGAACTCAGACTATGAGAATATACAGATTCCACATGGACGACCCACTCGGGCAGTCACTATTACAGAGTTCTTCGATGACCACAATCGGACATCAGCACCTGCCAATGAGAACGATGGCTATGTGGACATGAATAGCTTTGCAGGAATAGAAAACAAGCCCACCACTCAAGAGCAAGACCCTGAAAG TGCCTACACTGAGCCATTCCCTGTTTGTTCTGTGTCTGCCACTGTGTCCAATGAAGAAGACCATGGACACACATCTGAGGAAGAGGACGGTTCTGGAGACCACTGTCATGACCGACAG ATTGATGGCCGATCCAGAGCCTACTATGTTGCCAAAGACCTGGTGGACTCAGAAAGAGA ACACGTGAAGGCTTTGAAgattcttcaggag GATTTCAGGACAGCAGTGGAGGCAGCAGGAGATGATGAGGAACCACTGTTAGAAAACGGGAAGCTGGACGAAATCTTGAGCACTCTTCCTCAGGCCTACCACCTGCACAATGAGATCCTCAGTGAGCTGGAGACCCGCATTAAACAGTG GGAGGACAGTCCAAGTGTGGTTGATGTCATATTAACGCGCCAGGCTGAGTTGTCATCCTTCGCAACCTACATCTCAGACTATGACCGAAGCATGTCACTGTTGGAGGAGAGCTGTAGACAGAGTAAAGCTTTCGAAGATGTGGTGAAACAGTTTGAG ACACAGAATGCAGAAGGAGTTCATGTTCCTCTGAAACACCAGCTGCTGCGGGTCATTGTGCGTGTTCTTCAGTACCGCATGATCCTCACAG ACTACTTAAACAACCTCTCTCCGGATTCAAAAGAGTATGAAAACACACAAG CTGCGCTAGTAATCGTGTCAGAGGTCGCAGACCAGGTTAATGACAATCTAAAACACGGG GAGAACCTGCTTCGTTTGGTCCACATTGACTACAGCGTGAGAGGAAAAAGAGACCTTCTTCAACCAGGAAGG GTTTTTGTCAAGGAGGGCACTCTGATGAAGGTCTCTCGGAAAAGCAGGCAGCCCAGACACCTCTTCCTG ATGAATGACGTGATGCTGTACACCTACCCTCAGCAGGATGGTAAATACAGGCTGAAAAACACACTGACTCTAAGTAGAATGAAG GTCAGTAAACCTGTCATAGACAATGTGCTCCACACGCTCAGGATAGAAGTCAGCGATGTTACAATCACTCTCTCCGCGAG TTCTTTAGGTGAAAGAGAGGACTGGTTCCACACGCTGAGCCGGGCTATAGCGGATCACGCCGCAGGCCTCAATACCTTCAGCTGCTCTAGTGAG GCGAGAGAGAAATTATGGATGTCTCTGGGAGAGGCTGCTCCTGTTCTAGTTCCTGTTTCACATGTGATGATGTGCATGAACTGCACATCAGACTTCAGGCTAACACTGCGACGGCATCACTGCAATGCATGTGGAAAG GTTGTGTGTCGCTCCTGCTCGAGAAACAGGTATCCTCTAAAATACCTGAAGGACAGGATGGCTAAAGTCTGTGACCACTGCTACGCTGAGCTAAGAAAGAGAG GTGGTAGTATTCCAGGGTCATGTGGGAGCACCAGTCCCCGCACAAACAGAGCCAGCAGGCCTCTCTCTGCTGTGTTCCAGAGCCTACAGCCACCCAGCCTGTGGAGGAACAGAAAGAGCACCTCACCTctcacacag GTATCTGTGGGTGCAGAGGGCTCCACTATGAGCGGCAGTCTGCAAAGACGCAAAAAGAGCAAAAGGAAGTGGAAGAGGCTGTGGTTTCTGCTCAAAGACAAG GATAAAGTGGCATCTGAAAGTCTTCCTCTGCAGGGCTTTACTGTGAAGCTGTCTGATCGATCAGAAGGGGAAGACAAAGACAACGTTTTCCAGCTGTACCATAAAAAAACACTGTACTACACCTTCAGGGCAGATGACCAGCATACTGCACGCAG GTGGGTAAATGCAATGGAAGAGGCCACAGTGTTATAG